AATGTGTATTACATGCTAAAGTGAAAGAGTGAATGTTTAACACTGTCAACTGCTGTTTAAATGTCGAGAGAAGTAcatgctttcaaaataaaatttttgaaacagatgttttatttataatttattacaaaaccttaaataaaaaaagaaggcaaataatttaatcaaaaataaaattacaataaatagaatattttttcctcatttctttcAAGGCCAGAACTATCATGGAACTGTTCATAACAAAATTCAGCATTcacattgttattttaaaatatgtatatctcaagtttgaaaaacacttaaaacctcgctttaagtaataaaataaaatccagttcaaGTCGTGCAGAAACATCGTGAAGAAGAGTTCATGATGTCACACCGAAGTCTCTGATTCAGCGGCTTTTATCAGAGGTGCTGATTTTATGCATCTGCAAAGAATAAGACAGAATTCAATGTCATCATTACAAATTTgttctgagaaaaaataaacttatgcTCTACAAATAAGAATGCAAAGTCATTAGTGACTATAAATCTTGATTGACACATGTAAAATAGCTATAAAAAGCTTAATGTCTGCATCACAACACGCCTCAACACGAGCAATTTCTTTGGTTGTGCATTAAATGTGTGTCATCAGAGCCCACAGTTACTTACCTCTTTTTGATAATGCAGCAGAATACAAGACCCAGAATGATGAAGATCATGACACACCCAAAGAAGATGGGAATAACCTTGTCCACTGTTAATGGTCGGTAAGTCAAATCGGTGAAGATCTCGCAGCGTGGGCCGCTGTGAGAAGGCATGCAGCTGTAGAGAAGAAAAGAATGTGAGTGCATTCCTAAAGCAAACATGAACCAACCTGTGTAAAACTGTTGTTAATACATTAGGACAGGCCAGTGTCATCAGTTGTGTGCTTACATGCAGGAAGGTCGGCGGCTGTCTTGGGGGTAGATGCACTTGCCATCGTTTAAacagtatttttcattttcatctccaCATGGCCTGACTGAAAGCTGGACCTTACTTTGGTCCGTGGTGCCTGAAGAAAAAGACGCAGAGAAGAACATTCAtgtcaaaatcaataaacagaGTCCTTCCAAGTGATGCTGCTATACGAAtgtagaattaaaataattaaaaagtctaatacagacaaaaaaactaaatggaaactttttcaGCTGGTACCTGAACAAAAGGCCTGGTTTAATGCAATTCCCTCctattttcattcagtgtcagtTATTCATTACAGTCAGGAAAATAATGAGATTATTCCTATATGGAAAATTAAAATTGCTTCAATAAGAAATGATTCAGAAGCAAATTTTGGGGGCCTTTTTGTCTTACATTAATTCTTCCAACATATGAAAACTAGAGAAACGTACTGTTGACTGTCTGGACGGTGAGAGACGAATTTAAGAAAGAGGGCGACACAGTGGTCAGCGTGCCATCACTCAACACCTCAGACTTTCCTGTTGTGGCCAGCAGAAGCAGCACTGTCACTGTGAAGGTgagaactggaaaaaataagatattttaattaatattagaATAGTGCATGAGTAGCTTAGTTTGAAGTTGTGgttaaaaaagacttttaaaagttCTACTGTTCAACTTCCATGCCCTAAAATGCTGGATTTCAGTTTGCTTACTAccattttgcacaaaattaaaaatcaccGTATGGTTATTATTTCAAAAGTACACATTACAAAAAAGCAAGAAGCTCACCCTTCCTTAGgaatgtctgtctttgtgtggACATGTTGTCTTCTGTCAGTGAGATGTTTTTTCTGCTTATCGTCTTCTGACTGCTTAGACTTCTGTTCTGTTCAGGCTATATAATGTGCTCCAGTCCTTTGAAGATGTTTCGCAGCCAATCAAACACCTGCCAAGTTTCAACAAAGAAAGAGGCATTtcctttggagaaaaaaaaacatccacatccttcttttcatttcatttcacctCTGCATGCAGAGGCAGCACCTGTGGTGTTAATTGCTGGCAGGGGTGCAAGTGGTAGTGCAACGGTCACGTGTTCATCTCAAAGCTCCTTTTATTGAAGGTATTCTCTGGAAGCACAGATGCAAGCTAGTAAGAGGCTGAGTGTTTACCTGAAGTATGTCTTTTAGTTTGTTAGAAGTAGCTCCACTGACAATCACATTTGTTGTCAACTTCTCTGTTTCATCAGGGATGAGATTACAAGAGCAAGTTTCTGGCTAGATTCTTGTCTTTGGCTGCCTCAGTGTCTCTGTCCAACAGGTGCAGACAAGATCTTTGTACAACACAAACCGTAAAAGCATAACTGAAAAATGCAAGTGAAGTTGTTTGACGTTAGCAGTGGTTTCTTTCTCCTGATGGTTTAATTCTACAAATCATAACCTGTTTTAATGAGTTATAACTGCTCAATACAAAAAATACCCCCCAAATCCTTGCCAGATACTTTGAATTGATTTGAATGGGATGAAGTTGAATCCAACAGCCAGTGATCAGTCTCCAAGGCAACCAAGTCTTTTAATGGTCAGTCGGTGGTGGTAGGCTCCACTTCCACTACTATTGGCTAACTACCTAGCCAATCTTACGGCAATAACTTAACATACCTAGGCTTCTAgacagatttgtgtttttgcaaagcaAAAGTAAGATTTCAAATCTTACtatgtatttttggtctagtttttagtgcaaataccttagtacacttaatataagacaaagctaacttacaaataacttttcagcaagaaataggaacttgttttaagtcaataatttattaatattgatgaaaaaattctAGATATGAGCACAAtcatctgccagtggaacaattttttttctcattttataagTTAGAATGTATTGCTCCACTGACACATTATTTCACAACAACTTACTGGCTTAAAGAAGCTCCTATAGTGCAccaagatatttgaactagaaactagcccaaaattacttggtaagagttCATTAGACAGGGTGTATCAGTGAGTATATGAACAGTGAGCTTGGTTGTTGGTGCCATTTTGGTTGGGccaactattttaaaaaaatcactagcCTACTGGGATTTTACCCACAACCATCTCTTGGATTTATGAAAAGTGAtccaaaaaaagagaatttcTTTTCACCTTGTTGATTGCAGGGGTCATATGAGAACAGGCAGACTAGCTGATAAAAAGGTAACAGTACTTGATACAAGTACTCTGCACTACCAAACAATGTCGAATACTATCTCACACGGCACCTTGAAGCAGATGGCTACatcaacaaaagacaaaattagAGTACATTTCTGTCAGCTAGGATGAATGGCTAGCATTTGGCATAAACTACAAGACAGCATGACTCAACAGTTCAGGCTTGTGATGGTGTGGGAGTATTTGCTTGGCCAAACTGGGCCCCTTAGTAGCAATTATGACTAAACATCTCAGCCATCCTCGTCATATCCATCCCTTTGTGACCACAGTGTACCCACTTACTGTTCGTTACAATGCACCATGTCTCCACTGAAGTTTCATGGAAGTGATACTGAGAGTGATATTAAGGGGGAAACAATGAAACTGGGTGTAACCCGTTTCATTACCCTCCCCTTGATTGTCAAGACTGTTTGTTGCTACATAACAACctgaagctattttttttaaaaacccaaaaaactggCGTTTTCTTGAGATGACAAGACAAATCTAGCTTGGCTGTTTCAAGTAAACAAAAGTTTGATTCACAAGTCTGAGAAATAAACACATCACAATTAGTTCTTGTAGGGAAAGTTTTTCAGGGCTTTTGTGGttgagagaatttttttttctgggaccCAGTTTTTACCAAATTGAGGAGACAAGCTAAACCATCCCCATTGCATTCCATTGAATATTTTACAATGGGTTTTTTTGCCAGTATCCTCTTCAAGTCTAAAAATGTGTGTCAACTATTCTAGCTATATACTGTTTACATAATGAAATACAGTTACATCTAAAAGCAGTGTAGTTATCTGTTGCAATACTGTATGGTCCAGATAGATTTACAGTATTTATTACATCTCATTTGACTGCAgatattttggaaatatttcttgatTAAGCCATCCATTTACAATAGCCCTAAATTATAAAACATGGGTCACTATCCTCAGAAAGTTGGGAGACACCAGATGAACAATTCCCagactggtttttattttccagtattGTGAAACCATATAATTATTGTCACCAGGGTGGGTCATCCTTTTTACGGTAcctgaattttattttctttagaacttccttaaaacatctttttttatgaTGCAGGTAGCAActtaaaattacagttttaacaTACTTGTTGAATAGTGTTCCTGTTTTAACTTGTctagaataaagtcaaacaatAGTTATGATCTGCATGTTGCTGATTCTGTGTCAGTTAATCTctatttgaaaagaaacaaaggtgGCACTTATTTACACTGTGTGCACAAGTATTAAGTAAGTGAGTATCTGGACcatttcatcagttttttacacatattttcaGACTTATATCTGGAGAAACTTCAGTGCTGAATGGATTTAAGCATAGCAGGTGATGTGTATTTGTGTAATGAGGCAGGGGTTGGCCCTTCAAGGACTGCAACCTGCCTGGAGAAACTAGAAGTACAAGATGTTCAGTTTTCAGAGACATGGCCAAGAAAAGACAGGCTGAAACCTGACCAATGCTGAATAAGACACATAAACACAAGTGTCTAGACTGGGCCAAGAGATACCCGAGGACAGATTTTTCAAACGAACTTATATAATGAGAGCAACTCTTGATGGGCCTATGGGTGGATCAGTAAGGGGAACAGAGCTCCACTTTGATTCAGACAGCAGTAAGGTGAAAGTGGGATATTGATATGTGCTATTAAAGATGCTTGGACCTCAACACTTAAGGTGAATGAAAACAGTCCACCTCTCTGAACAGTGTCTGCAAGGCTATGTTTGCTGTTGAACAAAAAGTTGTCAACATATCAAGAAACTGATGGACTGTATGAAGggaagaaatggaagaaaagaaaaattaaggtGGAGATATTGGTCACAaatttgttgctgtttattgtttattggaaagttttgagttatttatttataattatgaCTTAAACTGATGCATATTAAACAATgagatggaaaaatgtcttcatttgaTTGCACTTGCATAATAGTTCTGCACAAGTACAGTCACTCAGTAATTGTGCAAATACAGATACATTcctaaaaaagtcaaaacttcacatttgttttcttaaacattCATATTGAACGTAGAGCACTGCACTTggtgatgaataaaaataatccttAAAAATATGGTTACCTAATAAATGTGTACAGAGTGTAAGGACAAAGGCAGAAAATGTTGCACACACCAGTTATGGTGTTTTCCTTTCTACAAGTAGTAAAAAGATAGATTAGCCCAGAAATTGCTCAATATatataattcagatttttgtcatAGGTCTGTTTGCTGTATTCTAATTCCATATTTGTTATCAATactttctgcgctgttttagaattgtagtctgcctgtagttttagcaatggtagcgcaggaagtgaacaaagctgtTCAGTCTTTGTTGGTCACGTTTACAAATATTGAACTGACATTAACAGCTTGGCTCGTCTCTCTTCGCAGTGGAAcatggttgtttacagcacatACAAGTTCCGGTAAGCTTCTTGCTGTCGAACTGGTGCATTACATATGTCACAGGCAGAcgttagcaattgggtaaaatttaaaatcccAACACAATCCACGTCTCCAgaaagcaattgtttctcaaaagCCAAGAGCCCAGACTCTCTGGACAAAGCAAATAGTGTAGGATAAGGGGCTGGACTTTACCAGGTTGGTCTTAACAAttgtcaaaaagtaaaacagaaagagcaaaaataaataccacTGTtcagcatccaaaaccagagggaatgTTTCCCAAAAAACGCAATGCCTCaaccaaaataaatgatgaGCAAAAgtctataaaaagaaaaactctgaactaaTATCATAGAGTTACTCAAACATGCTGCCACCATAAGTAGCACAATGTATTAGTTGTTACCTAGAATATAAAACCTAAgtctatttttgaaaaaaacgtTTACATCCCATGAGTCCAATTACATGGAAATTAAATactaataatgaaaaaataaacccatTGACGTGGCACTGACTGAAACCCACTTTTATTATGACTTCTTTCTTGCTAATTTTAAgcatattcaataaatcaaaacattgcagtagaaaaaatattaatctaacATGTACAAAAGCAAACTCtgaattacaataataaaataaataataaatatggaaGTAAACATGGTACATATCAAGTAGGTTTCCAGGCAAATATGAAATCTTGAGGTcaaaactgttgaaataaaagTGTGTAATTGTTCAGCAGAGAGGTTTGTTTTTGCGTGTATACTGAAATGTATGCAGGTTATTGCATGTTCATATGCTGTTACCTCTCTGCAATGCAAACTAAAATGAAGGGTGTATACTGTTTTTAATGCATCAGTGCATTTCTGGCAGCAGTCACAGTGTTTTTCATGAGCATGGCAACAGTCATTGGACCCACACCTCCAGGAACAGGTGTTATGAAACCTGCTTTCTCCTTCACTCCTGAAACAAAATACCAGAAACATGATATGGTGTTAAGCAATGGTCTTTATTCTCCAGGAAATGCAAGTGATGTGCAGGTATTAAGACATTTCCTCTGCTGAGGCAATCCTGGCAAAATGTATTGCTTGTTTTACCCTCAAAATCCACATCCCCGATGAGACGGACTTTCCCTGTGTTCTGGTCCAGGATGCGATTTATGCCGACGTCAATAACTGCTGCACCCTTTTTCACCATGTCTGCTGTGATCAGACCTGGAACACCTGACCAAAGGGGGAACAAAAAGGCATatttggaagagaaacaggTTCATAGATTCTCCACCATGTTTAACAGAGAATACAGGTTGATTTTTCATacctttatcatttttaaatgagacaATAACCACTTAACATGTAAATATGGTTTTAATGGTTTCTATTGACTGTAAAGGTGATCCTCAATGCTGTAATGTCCCAACTATGagctttggagatttttttatgttccttACCATCAGGAATTGGTTTTCTGGGTGAGTCCCTTCTTTTAAGCTCCAGCAACACTCTACAGTGGTACTAATAGctattttttcaaagattttcaaatttcaaagaATCTATGTGGGGTGTGAAATAATCCAGTTAAATTTTGACCCATCTAAGCATTTTAGACTGTGAAGACGGTCAAATGCAGTCCAGATTtcttaaaaactgtgaaatatttctttactGAAGCCCCAAACCTAAAGCTGCAAATGTAATAGCAACCTTAGTCAGCCATCAAGTACAGGCACAATGTTGTACATTTCTTACTCTGTGCATAACGCTCAGCACCTGGTCTCCATTGAAGGggcaaaaaaactgaaaaaagttcaTGATCAGGCCGCCCTCAAAATTAAGCCAAAATACTTGAGTCAAAAATCACCTTTACTTACCATTCTGCTCTGATCTTAGTCCTTTCATACAAGTCCCAGATACTTGACTGTGACAGCCACGAATTACTAACCACTGCTGTACCTGTTATTATGGATATGGAAAGCTATTTTCTTGTAGCCCTTTTCTGAACACAGATCAGCACACATCTCCCTTACTattgtttttcccattttgaagagtggctaaGAGAACTTGGTCAatgttgtattattattataaggGCTGGTTTAACAATAAAAGTAATagcaacttaaaaatgtattgagaGTATATGTATTGagtgagattaaaaaaagacaaaaat
The genomic region above belongs to Xiphophorus maculatus strain JP 163 A chromosome 12, X_maculatus-5.0-male, whole genome shotgun sequence and contains:
- the LOC102232343 gene encoding uncharacterized protein LOC102232343 precursor; its protein translation is MSTQRQTFLRKVLTFTVTVLLLLATTGKSEVLSDGTLTTVSPSFLNSSLTVQTVNSTTDQSKVQLSVRPCGDENEKYCLNDGKCIYPQDSRRPSCICMPSHSGPRCEIFTDLTYRPLTVDKVIPIFFGCVMIFIILGLVFCCIIKKRCIKSAPLIKAAESETSV